From Argopecten irradians isolate NY chromosome 2, Ai_NY, whole genome shotgun sequence, the proteins below share one genomic window:
- the LOC138315163 gene encoding RNA polymerase II subunit A C-terminal domain phosphatase-like isoform X2 codes for MESSKFVCAPRDCAIKVVKWKVRKGYKVSHGAVLCIYDTDKSKGLKIKATEVGTVIETMAKEGELLEPGCPVLMLQSCTHPTVMKDMCADCGADLREKAGLAGDRKAPVSASVAMIHSIPELIVSEEQALELGKADEDRLLKNRKLVLLVDLDQTIIHTTNDNIPANLKDVYHFQLPHGNSQMWYHTRIRPKTKQFLETISKMYELHICTFGVRRYAHTIARFLDPEGRYFSHRILSRDECFNQNSKTANLKALFPCGDYMVCIIDDREDVWNFSPNLIHVKPYRFFQGTADINAPPGMTKTENDSEPITHKVRRISRSESKEEQVNEEKKEEKDSESVGDKKKDNNVKSTQSESIDQKVEGDSEIKTDSSGSSEQGGKDCDQTNNSKCETPEQVATEIESEKTEKSDTKTGDNKMYTNEKENDCEKGESEMKVDGKKKEDVDKKADEEDKNEEIEWDDDDDYLIYLEEILSRIHKAFYDLYDQLQNKTVKDKTEYPDLKNIIPYVKRKVLKGCNILFSGVFPTNLPPEKSRAYIVAKALGANIQTNFVPRDGSNSDATTHVVAALLGTVKVRTAQKTKGVHIVTPNWLWCCGERYEKVDERLFLLTETGPSSSRNSPEVFRQKARNSKRKAEDSDEMSDEDIIKQIEKKSKPENSVGSREERFSSSYNPLYAFSDDDIACMDKEVEELMDESDGDQSDEDDEERDARIRSKVLSQQSIHESSSEESMTGDFPRGWKAKGRKSTSNENSPSHDKDPADVYHEGGEESENELDKFEKTVEAFAEDSASESDYGESIGSVDDEMAAAVEREFLSQ; via the exons ATGGAGTCCTCCAAGTTTGTTTGTGCTCCACGAGATTGTGCTATAAAAGTAGTGAAATGGAAAGTTAGAAAGGGTTATAAAGTTTCACATGGCGCTGTTTTGTGTATTTACGATACAGATAAGTCAAAGGGATTGAAGATAAAGGCTACGGAAGTCGGGACTGTAATAGAAACAATGGCCAAGGAAGGTGAACTCCTTGAACCAGG atGTCCAGTACTGATGCTACAGTCATGTACCCACCCAACAGTGATGAAGGACATGTGTGCAGACTGTGGAGCAGATTTGAGAGA AAAGGCTGGCTTGGCTGGGGACCGCAAAGCTCCTGTGTCAGCATCTGTAGCCATGATTCATAGTATCCCAGAACTAATAGTCAGTGAAGAG CAAGCCCTTGAGCTTGGGAAAGCAGATGAGGACCGGTTGTTAAAAAACAGGAAATTGGTGCTTCTTGTCGACCTCGATCAAACAATTATTCACACAACTAATGACAATATTCCTGCCAATCTGAAg GATGTTTATCATTTCCAACTTCCCCATGGTAATTCCCAGATGTGGTACCACACTCGTATCCGACCCAAGACCAAACAGTTTCTGGAAACAATCTCAAAGATGTATGAACTACACATTTGTACATTTGGTGTACGTAGGTATGCCCACACAATAGCCCGCTTCCTCGATCCTGAGGGGAGATACTTCTCTCACCGCATTCTATCCAGGGATGAGTGTTTCAACCAAAACTCAAAGACAGCTAATTTGAA GGCTTTATTTCCTTGTGGAGACTATATGGTGTGTATTATAGATGACAGAGAAGATGTGTGGAACTTCTCCCCAAACCTCATCCATGTGAAGCCCTACAGGTTCTTCCAAGGTACTGCCGATATTAACGCTCCTCCTGGAATGACAAAGACTGAAAACGATAGTGAGCCTATTACTCATAAGGTCAGACGGATTTCAAGGTCAGAATCGAAGGAGGAGCAAGtcaatgaagaaaaaaaagaagaaaaggaTTCAGAAAGTGTAG GTGATAAGAAAAAGGATAATAATGTTAAGTCTACTCAATCTGAATCCATAGATCAAAAGGTAGAAGGGGACAGTGAAATAAAAACTGACTCAAGCGGAAGTAGTGAACAAGGGGGGAAAGATTGTGATCAGACAAACAACTCAAAATGTGAAACACCTGAACAGGTTGCCACGGAGATAGAAAGtgaaaaaacagaaaaatcagACACTAAAACTGGTGACAATAAAATGTACACTAATGAGAAGGAAAACGACTGTGAAAAAGGTGAAAGTGAAATGAAAGTCGATGGTAAAAAAAAGGAGGATGTAGACAAAAAAGCAGATGAGGAAGACAAAAATGAGGAAATAGAAtgggatgatgatgatgactacCTCATCTACCTGGAAGAAATACTCTCGCGTATCCACAAAGCCTTTTATGATCTGTACGATCAACTACAAAATAAGACTGTTAAAGACAAAACAGAATATCCAGATCTCAAAAACATTATCCCCTATGTAAAACGAAAGGTGCTCAAGGGTTGCAATATATTGTTTAGCGGTGTTTTCCCCACCAATCTGCCACCAGAGAAAAGCAGGGCTTATATTGTCGCTAAAGCTTTAGGAGCAAACATACAGACAAACTTTGTGCCAAGAGATGGCAGTAATTCTGATGCTACCACACATGTGGTTGCAGCATTGCTAGGCACAGTGAAAGTGCGGACTGCTCAGAAAACAAAAGGTGTTCACATTGTCACGCCTAACTGGCTGTGGTGCTGTGGGGAAAGATATGAAAAGGTGGATGAACGCTTGTTTCTACTCACAGAGACTGGTCCTTCATCTTCACGCAACAGTCCTGAAGTATTCAGACAAAAGGCGAGGAATTCTAAACGTAAGGCAGAGGACAGCGATGAGATGTCAGATGAAGACATCATCaaacaaatagagaaaaaatCCAAACCAGAAAATTCTGTAGGTAGTCGAGAGGAGCGATTCTCCTCCAGCTACAATCCTCTGTATGCTTTCTCTGATGACGATATTGCCTGTATGGACAAGGAGGTGGAGGAACTCATGGACGAGTCTGACGGGGATCAATCAGACGAGGACGATGAGGAAAGGGATGCCAGGATTCGATCCAAAGTTTTAAGTCAACAATCTATACATGAATCCTCTAGTGAGGAGAGTATGACCGGAGACTTCCCGAGAGGATGGAAGGCCAAAGGTAGAAAGTCAACCTCAAACGAAAACAGTCCATCTCATGACAAAGACCCAGCAGACGTTTACCATGAGGGGGGTGAGGAGAGTGAAAATGAACTGGACAAGTTCGAAAAGACAGTTGAGGCCTTCGCAGAGGACAGTGCAAGTGAATCGGACTATGGTGAATCAATCGGGTCTGTTGATGATGAGATGGCTGCTGCTGTAGAGAGAGAGTTCCTCTCTCAGTAA
- the LOC138315167 gene encoding uncharacterized protein isoform X2: MAVSTENMKDAKAYFDHFIAEQDPCEEFHGFLKHFRDQLTVHKLLNDSKSSASKFLYVLQQLLQNNRCSILDPIATNPQTIKINKAVMVLPALREKDIGNFIGRKGSVLRRVASKGSKIDIKFNPGTKKVEAHVVCPESGMSALKEKLERESKHLREKRDQHEVAVAKFERDRRERIREIQASGGANADDKEDDEDDLDDSDDLEDDYDDCYD; the protein is encoded by the exons ATGGCAGTTTCTACAGAAAACATGAAAGACGCAAAAGCATACTTTGACCATTTTATAGCAGAACAAGATCCTTGTGAGGAATTCCATGGGTTTCTAAAACATTTCCGAGATCAATTGACAGTTCACAAGTTGTTAAATGACAGTAAAAGTAGTGCCAGTAAGTTCTTGTATGTTCTTCAGCAGCTGTTACAGAACAATAGATGTAGTATTCTAGATCCTATCGCCACAAACCCACAgacaattaaaataaacaaagcgGTGATGGTTTTACCAGCTCTGCGAGAAAAAGATATAGGAAACTTTATTGGCAGGAAAGGGTCAGTACTGAGACGAGTAGCATCCAAGGGGTCAAAGATTGATATAAAGTTCAACCCTGGCACAAAGAAGGTGGAAGCACATGTAGTCTGTCCAGAGTCTGGAATGTCTGCGTTGAAGGAAAAGTTAGAGAGAGAATCTAAGCATCTACGAGAAAAAAGGGACCAACATGAAGTAGCA GTAGCAAAGTTTGAGCGAGATAGAAGGGAAAGAA TCCGTGAGATTCAAGCTTCTGGTGGAGCAAACGCAGATGATAAGgaagatgatgaagatgattTAGATGATTCTGATGATTTAGAAGATGATTATGATGATTGTTATGATTAG
- the LOC138315163 gene encoding RNA polymerase II subunit A C-terminal domain phosphatase-like isoform X1: MESSKFVCAPRDCAIKVVKWKVRKGYKVSHGAVLCIYDTDKSKGLKIKATEVGTVIETMAKEGELLEPGCPVLMLQSCTHPTVMKDMCADCGADLREKAGLAGDRKAPVSASVAMIHSIPELIVSEEQALELGKADEDRLLKNRKLVLLVDLDQTIIHTTNDNIPANLKDVYHFQLPHGNSQMWYHTRIRPKTKQFLETISKMYELHICTFGVRRYAHTIARFLDPEGRYFSHRILSRDECFNQNSKTANLKALFPCGDYMVCIIDDREDVWNFSPNLIHVKPYRFFQGTADINAPPGMTKTENDSEPITHKVRRISRSESKEEQVNEEKKEEKDSESVGDKKKDNNVKSTQSESIDQEVVNEEKEEEKDSESVGDKKKDNNVKSTQSESIDQKVEGDSEIKTDSSGSSEQGGKDCDQTNNSKCETPEQVATEIESEKTEKSDTKTGDNKMYTNEKENDCEKGESEMKVDGKKKEDVDKKADEEDKNEEIEWDDDDDYLIYLEEILSRIHKAFYDLYDQLQNKTVKDKTEYPDLKNIIPYVKRKVLKGCNILFSGVFPTNLPPEKSRAYIVAKALGANIQTNFVPRDGSNSDATTHVVAALLGTVKVRTAQKTKGVHIVTPNWLWCCGERYEKVDERLFLLTETGPSSSRNSPEVFRQKARNSKRKAEDSDEMSDEDIIKQIEKKSKPENSVGSREERFSSSYNPLYAFSDDDIACMDKEVEELMDESDGDQSDEDDEERDARIRSKVLSQQSIHESSSEESMTGDFPRGWKAKGRKSTSNENSPSHDKDPADVYHEGGEESENELDKFEKTVEAFAEDSASESDYGESIGSVDDEMAAAVEREFLSQ, encoded by the exons ATGGAGTCCTCCAAGTTTGTTTGTGCTCCACGAGATTGTGCTATAAAAGTAGTGAAATGGAAAGTTAGAAAGGGTTATAAAGTTTCACATGGCGCTGTTTTGTGTATTTACGATACAGATAAGTCAAAGGGATTGAAGATAAAGGCTACGGAAGTCGGGACTGTAATAGAAACAATGGCCAAGGAAGGTGAACTCCTTGAACCAGG atGTCCAGTACTGATGCTACAGTCATGTACCCACCCAACAGTGATGAAGGACATGTGTGCAGACTGTGGAGCAGATTTGAGAGA AAAGGCTGGCTTGGCTGGGGACCGCAAAGCTCCTGTGTCAGCATCTGTAGCCATGATTCATAGTATCCCAGAACTAATAGTCAGTGAAGAG CAAGCCCTTGAGCTTGGGAAAGCAGATGAGGACCGGTTGTTAAAAAACAGGAAATTGGTGCTTCTTGTCGACCTCGATCAAACAATTATTCACACAACTAATGACAATATTCCTGCCAATCTGAAg GATGTTTATCATTTCCAACTTCCCCATGGTAATTCCCAGATGTGGTACCACACTCGTATCCGACCCAAGACCAAACAGTTTCTGGAAACAATCTCAAAGATGTATGAACTACACATTTGTACATTTGGTGTACGTAGGTATGCCCACACAATAGCCCGCTTCCTCGATCCTGAGGGGAGATACTTCTCTCACCGCATTCTATCCAGGGATGAGTGTTTCAACCAAAACTCAAAGACAGCTAATTTGAA GGCTTTATTTCCTTGTGGAGACTATATGGTGTGTATTATAGATGACAGAGAAGATGTGTGGAACTTCTCCCCAAACCTCATCCATGTGAAGCCCTACAGGTTCTTCCAAGGTACTGCCGATATTAACGCTCCTCCTGGAATGACAAAGACTGAAAACGATAGTGAGCCTATTACTCATAAGGTCAGACGGATTTCAAGGTCAGAATCGAAGGAGGAGCAAGtcaatgaagaaaaaaaagaagaaaaggaTTCAGAAAGTGTAGGTGATAAGAAAAAGGATAATAATGTTAAGTCTACTCAATCTGAATCCATAGATCAGGAGGTAGTCaatgaagaaaaagaagaagaaaaggaTTCAGAAAGTGTAGGTGATAAGAAAAAGGATAATAATGTTAAGTCTACTCAATCTGAATCCATAGATCAAAAGGTAGAAGGGGACAGTGAAATAAAAACTGACTCAAGCGGAAGTAGTGAACAAGGGGGGAAAGATTGTGATCAGACAAACAACTCAAAATGTGAAACACCTGAACAGGTTGCCACGGAGATAGAAAGtgaaaaaacagaaaaatcagACACTAAAACTGGTGACAATAAAATGTACACTAATGAGAAGGAAAACGACTGTGAAAAAGGTGAAAGTGAAATGAAAGTCGATGGTAAAAAAAAGGAGGATGTAGACAAAAAAGCAGATGAGGAAGACAAAAATGAGGAAATAGAAtgggatgatgatgatgactacCTCATCTACCTGGAAGAAATACTCTCGCGTATCCACAAAGCCTTTTATGATCTGTACGATCAACTACAAAATAAGACTGTTAAAGACAAAACAGAATATCCAGATCTCAAAAACATTATCCCCTATGTAAAACGAAAGGTGCTCAAGGGTTGCAATATATTGTTTAGCGGTGTTTTCCCCACCAATCTGCCACCAGAGAAAAGCAGGGCTTATATTGTCGCTAAAGCTTTAGGAGCAAACATACAGACAAACTTTGTGCCAAGAGATGGCAGTAATTCTGATGCTACCACACATGTGGTTGCAGCATTGCTAGGCACAGTGAAAGTGCGGACTGCTCAGAAAACAAAAGGTGTTCACATTGTCACGCCTAACTGGCTGTGGTGCTGTGGGGAAAGATATGAAAAGGTGGATGAACGCTTGTTTCTACTCACAGAGACTGGTCCTTCATCTTCACGCAACAGTCCTGAAGTATTCAGACAAAAGGCGAGGAATTCTAAACGTAAGGCAGAGGACAGCGATGAGATGTCAGATGAAGACATCATCaaacaaatagagaaaaaatCCAAACCAGAAAATTCTGTAGGTAGTCGAGAGGAGCGATTCTCCTCCAGCTACAATCCTCTGTATGCTTTCTCTGATGACGATATTGCCTGTATGGACAAGGAGGTGGAGGAACTCATGGACGAGTCTGACGGGGATCAATCAGACGAGGACGATGAGGAAAGGGATGCCAGGATTCGATCCAAAGTTTTAAGTCAACAATCTATACATGAATCCTCTAGTGAGGAGAGTATGACCGGAGACTTCCCGAGAGGATGGAAGGCCAAAGGTAGAAAGTCAACCTCAAACGAAAACAGTCCATCTCATGACAAAGACCCAGCAGACGTTTACCATGAGGGGGGTGAGGAGAGTGAAAATGAACTGGACAAGTTCGAAAAGACAGTTGAGGCCTTCGCAGAGGACAGTGCAAGTGAATCGGACTATGGTGAATCAATCGGGTCTGTTGATGATGAGATGGCTGCTGCTGTAGAGAGAGAGTTCCTCTCTCAGTAA
- the LOC138315167 gene encoding uncharacterized protein isoform X1, translated as MEEQQGVDICLCHDIRWRAKYHFIMNRLHGRLQHANLKRIPRVICLCDIDNKGLNSSKLKDVRKVLAERWMAVSTENMKDAKAYFDHFIAEQDPCEEFHGFLKHFRDQLTVHKLLNDSKSSASKFLYVLQQLLQNNRCSILDPIATNPQTIKINKAVMVLPALREKDIGNFIGRKGSVLRRVASKGSKIDIKFNPGTKKVEAHVVCPESGMSALKEKLERESKHLREKRDQHEVAVAKFERDRRERIREIQASGGANADDKEDDEDDLDDSDDLEDDYDDCYD; from the exons atggAAGAACAACAAGGGGTTGATATTTGTCTTTGTCATGACATTAGATGGCGAGCCAAGTACCACTTTATAATGAACAGATTACATGGGAGGTTACAGCATGCTAATCTGAAGAGAATTCCCAGGGTTATCTGTTTGTGTGACATCGATAATAAAG GTTTAAACAGCAGCAAGCTAAAAGACGTGCGAAAGGTTTTGGCTGAAAGATGGATGGCAGTTTCTACAGAAAACATGAAAGACGCAAAAGCATACTTTGACCATTTTATAGCAGAACAAGATCCTTGTGAGGAATTCCATGGGTTTCTAAAACATTTCCGAGATCAATTGACAGTTCACAAGTTGTTAAATGACAGTAAAAGTAGTGCCAGTAAGTTCTTGTATGTTCTTCAGCAGCTGTTACAGAACAATAGATGTAGTATTCTAGATCCTATCGCCACAAACCCACAgacaattaaaataaacaaagcgGTGATGGTTTTACCAGCTCTGCGAGAAAAAGATATAGGAAACTTTATTGGCAGGAAAGGGTCAGTACTGAGACGAGTAGCATCCAAGGGGTCAAAGATTGATATAAAGTTCAACCCTGGCACAAAGAAGGTGGAAGCACATGTAGTCTGTCCAGAGTCTGGAATGTCTGCGTTGAAGGAAAAGTTAGAGAGAGAATCTAAGCATCTACGAGAAAAAAGGGACCAACATGAAGTAGCA GTAGCAAAGTTTGAGCGAGATAGAAGGGAAAGAA TCCGTGAGATTCAAGCTTCTGGTGGAGCAAACGCAGATGATAAGgaagatgatgaagatgattTAGATGATTCTGATGATTTAGAAGATGATTATGATGATTGTTATGATTAG
- the LOC138315166 gene encoding centromere protein L-like — MEGVDTPTNIVGRSLGSRSIQRSTRRYATFGRTPQSRRIAVSERKSRLKRTPTSRRSGRRDDRDEPQDFKGLTNKTWTSYKLTPLYGFSTNPKELKKTANALSAHIEAEKRKGIFMDNTLIGKAYISIYKDLKVTDFDPEAIQIIVKGKNPKEEDVIQLTAVLCGVDMQENPIKLTMQNNFTYFPVMLVKASVAMSSALISWLEMQYDCKVTPLTLSSYDLAWTVSMWSGMENQNGKTKPVELLYAVPKECEGLSRITYNIDPEDCKDLWERIHDKDNIDFSSEEVQKFIQSLETHFFEIFKVKLSAMSLVRIGTPLCMLGTEGRFKIFLSDQVHILLRHLTELAIGHTFSNILGVM; from the exons ATGGAGGGGGTTGACACACCCACTAATATTGTGGGCAGGTCGTTGGGTTCCCGCAGCATACAGAGAAGTACTCGACGTTATGCTACTTTTGGTCGTACACCACAGAGTAGGAGGATTGCGGTTTCAG AACGTAAATCAAGACTGAAAAGGACACCAACATCAAGGAGATCGG GTAGAAGAGATGATAGAGATGAACCACAAGACTTCAAAG GGCTGACCAACAAAACCTGGACTTCATACAAACTGACACCCCTTTATGGGTTTAGTACTAACCCTAAAGAACTCAAGAAGACTGCCAATGCCCTATCAGCACACATAGAAGCG GAAAAAAGGAAGGGTATTTTTATGGACAATACACTGATTGGAAAGGCCTATATTAGTATTTACAAGGACCTCAAAGTGACAGATT TTGATCCAGAGGCAATCCAGATCATAGTAAAAGGGAAAAATCCAAAGG AAGAGGATGTGATACAGCTGACAGCAGTTTTGTGTGGTGTAGACATGCAGGAAAACCCCATCAAGTTGACCATGCAGAACAATTTCACCTACTTTCCTGTCATGTTGGTGAAGGCTTCTGTCGCCATGTCCAGTGCTCTCATCAGTTGGCTGGAG ATGCAATACGACTGTAAAGTAACTCCTCTCACcttgtcctcatatgacctcgCCTGGACTGTGTCAATGTGGAGTGGAATGGAAAATCAGA ATGGGAAGACTAAGCCAGTCGAGTTGCTGTATGCTGTGCCTAAGGAATGTGAAGGTCTGAGCCGTATAACTTACAACATTGACCCTGAGGACTGTAAGGATTTATGGGAAAG AATCCATGATAAAGACAATATCGACTTCTCCAGTGAAGAGGTTCAGAAGTTCATTCAGAGTTTGGAGACtcatttctttgaaattttcaaaGTGAAACTTTCA GCAATGTCCCTGGTTCGGATCGGAACTCCGTTATGTATGCTGGGCACTGAGGGCCGGTTCAAG ATATTTTTATCGGACCAAGTCCACATTCTCCTGCGACACCTGACAGAACTTGCCATTGGACACACCTTCAGTAATATCCTTGGTGTAATGTAA